The genomic window tcaacatgatgggtgacctggggagagtcaatctctctctgatcgagtttaagcccaatctggtcgtaatcagtagtgactcccagggccgcgatgcgatccaagagctcgttcagggagaagagctccatctGATCTAACGGCTCGgcaagctccgagctgatgtgaagattgctttcgatggcccgagaggtcatcgtcggcgcggcggccggacaggcggtcatcaaaaacctgcctagccggagagtttggccgacagccaaagctcctttagcaacgacgccgtctttaaagacgggatgcggcatccttcctgatggtgacgacacagcggaactctcaatgaaagcaccaatgtcggtgtcaaaccggtggatctcgggtagggggtcccgaactatgcgtctaggcggatggtaacaggagataaggtacacgatgtttctacccaggttcaggccctctcgatggatgtaaaaccctactcctgcttgattaatattgatgatatgggtagtacaagagtagatctaccacgagatcggagtggctaaaccctagaagctagcctatggtatgattgtttttcgtcctacggactaaaactctccggtttatatagacaccggagagggctagggttacacagagtcggttacaatgggaggagatcttcatatcgtatcgctaagcttgccttccacgccaaggaaaatcccatccggacacgggacggagtcttcaatcttgtatcttcatagtccgggagtccggccaaaggtcttagtccggccatccggacaccccctaatccaggactccctcaatgaccatagaaggttttattcatgtaacagaacaacaattattctctaacttaaatgaataaccgtattgcaataaacatggtcaaatcatattcatgctcaacgcaaacaccaaataacacttatttaggttcaacactaatcccgaaagtatagggagtgtgcgatgatgatcatatcaatcttggaactacttccaacacacatcatcacttcacccttaactagtttctgttcattctgcaactcccgttaagagttactacttttagcaactgaactaatatcaaataccgcggggttgctataaacactagtaaagtacacatcaataacatatatatcaaatatacctttgttcactttgccatccttcttatccgccaaatacttggggcagttccgcttccagtgactagtccctttgcagtagaagcacttagtcttaggcttaggaccagacttgggctttttcacttgagcagcaacttgcttgccattccacatggagttccctttctttccctttgcccttttcttgaaactagtggtcttgttaatcatcaacacttgatgctctttcttgatttctgatttcatcatcatgaaaagctcgggaatcatttacgttatcccttgcataccatagttcatcacgaagttctactaacttggtgatggtgactagagaattctgtcaatcactatcttatctggaagattagctTCCACttcattcaagcgattgtagtacccagacaatctgagcacatgctcactgcttgagctattctcctccatcttttagctatagaacttgttggagactttatatctctcaactcgggtatttgcttgaaatattaacttcaactcctggaacatctcatatggtccatgatgtttaaaacatctttgaagtctcgattctaagccgttaaccatggtgcactaaactatcaagtagtcatcatattgagctagccgaacgttcataacgtctgcatatgctcctgcaatatgtctgtcacctagcggtgcatcaaggacataattcttctatgcagcaatgaagataaacctccgatcacggatccaatctgcatcattgctagtaacatctttcaacttagttttctctaggaacatataaaaattaaatggggagcaacatcgcgagctattgatctacaacatagatatgctaatactaccaggactaagttcataataaattaaagttcaattaatcatattacttaagaactcccacttagatagacatccctctaatcatctaagtgatcacgtgatccaaatcaactaaaccataaccgatcatcacgtgaaatggagtagttttcaatggtgaacatcactatgttgatcatatctactatatgattcacgctcgacctttcggtctcagcgttccgaggccatatctgcatatgttaggctcgtcaagtttaacctgagtattctgcgtgtgcaaaaactggcttgcacccgttgtagatggacgtagagcttatcacacccgatcatcacgtggtgtctgggcacgacgaactttggcaacggtgcatactcagggagaacacttttatattgaaatttagtgagagatcatcttataatgctaccgtcaatcaaagcaagataagatgcataaaagataaacatcacatgcaatcattataagtgatatgatatggccatcatcatcttgtgcttgtgatctccatctccgaagcaccatcaagatcaccatcgtcaccggcgcgacaccttgatatccatcgtagcattgttgtcgtctcgccaatcttatgcttctacgactgtcgctaccgcttagtgataaagtaaagcattaaagggcgattgcattgcatacaataaagcgacaaccatatggctcctgccagttgctgataactcggttacaaaacatgatcatctcatacaataaaatttagcatcatgtcttgaccatatcacatcacaacatgccctgcaaaaacaagttaggcgtcatctactttgttgttgcaaattttacgtggctgctacgtgcttagcaagaaccattcttacctacgcatcaaaaccacaaccatagtttgtcaagttggtgctcttttaaccttcgcaagggccgggcgtagccacactcggttcaactaaagttggagaaactgacgcccgtcagccacatgtgtgcaaagcacgtcggtagaaccagtctcgcataagcgtacgcgtaatgtcggtccgggccgcttcatccaacaataccgccgaaccaaagtatgacatgctggtaagcagtatgacttatatcgcccacaactcacttgtgttctactcgtgcatatgatatctacacataaaacctggctcggatgccactgttggggaatgtagtaatttcaaaaaaaatcctacgcacacgcaagatcatggtgatgcatagcaacgagaggggagagtatgtccacgtaccctcgtagaccgaaagcggaagcgttagcacaacgcggttgatgtagtcgtacgtcttcacgatcagaccgatcaagtaccgaatgcacggcacctccgagttcagcacacgtttagcccgatgacgtccctcgaactccgatccagccgagtgttgagggagagtttcgtcagcacgatggtgtggtgacgatgatgatgttctaccgacgtagggcttcgcctaagcattgctacgatattatcgaggtggactatggtggaggggggcaccgcacagggctaaaagatcaatgatcaattgttgtgtctctagggtgcccccctgcccccgtatataaaggaacaaggggggaggtgcggccggccaggaggggcgcgctaggaggagtcctactcctgccgggagtaggactccctcccttttccttgttggattaggagaggagagggaaggagagggggggaaaggaaaggggggcgccgcccccctccttgtccaattcggacttggggggggaggggcgcgtggctgccccttggccgcctctcccgttccaccaattgggcccatgaggcccaatagcctccggggggttccagtaaccccccggtactccggtatatatccgataacccccggaaccattccggtgtcccaatatagtcatccaatatatcaatcttcatgtctcgaccattttgagactcctcgtcatgttcgtgatcacatccgggactccgaacaaccttcggtacatcgaaactcataaactcataatataactgtcatcgaaactttaagcgtgcggaccctacgggttcgagaactatgtagacatgaccgagacacgtctccggtcaataaccaatagtggaacctggatgctcatattggctcctacatattctacgaagatctttatcggtcagactgcataacaacatacattgtttcctttgtcatcggtatgttacttgcctgagattcgatcgtcggtatctcgatacctagttcaatcttgttaccggcaagtctctttactcgttccgttatacatcatcccgcagctaactcattagttgcaatgcttgcaatgcttaagtgatgtgcattaccgagtgttcccagagatacctctccgacaatcagagtgacaaatcctaatctcgaaatacgccaacccaacaagtaccttcggagacacctgtagagcacctttataatcacccagttacgttgtgacgtttgatagcacacaaagtgttcctccggtaaacgggagttgcataatctcatagtcatagaacatgtataagtcatgaacaaagcaatagcaacataacaaacgatcgagtgctaagctaacggaatgggtcaagtcaatcacatcattctcctaatgatgtgatcccgttaatcaaatgacaactcatgtctatggctaggaaacataaccatctttgatcaacgagctagtcaagtagaggcatacaagtgacactctgtttgtctatgtattcacacaagtattacgtttccggttaatacaattctagcatgaataataaacatttatcatgaaataaggaaaaaaataataactttattattgcctttagggcatatttccttcaaaacaacTCCCCTATCAAGCTTCTCCTTGATGAAGTGACGATCAATCTCTATGTGCTTGGTTCGATCATGCTGAACAGGGCTATTAGCAATGTCAATAGCAGCTTTGTTGTCACAGTATAGCATCAGACGCTTGTACCTGTTGAATATGTCAATGTAATTGTGGAGCGGACGTACGGCTGTTGGGTTCTCCACTCGGCCTGCCCACTATATATAGTCTCAAGAATCATTTATGCGTGCGATCTTTGACCCTGCCAAGCAAGTTAAGTCAGAGGAGAAATGGGTCATGCCAgcagcggcgatggtggcggcggaggagATGGAGCTCTGCCCGTGGTGCCCGTGGAAGtcaagccgcagccgcagccgcagcgaCAACCCGCCCTCGACGTGCCACCCTTCCTCATCTTCGAAAAGTGCAGGGCACCGGAGCTCTTGGACTGACATGCCTGCCACCTCCCCCTCAAACCGCCTATCTTCGCGGTACACTACTGATTATCAACTTGAATCTTAGATCGAGTAGCTTATTTACAGATCGATTAGAGCCATGGTGATTATTACTCCTTGCCATGGAAACGACTGCTGGTCTTGATCCTGAGTACATTATAATTCGCAGTGCGACGACGGGCATCTGATGTGCTCACTCTGCCACGGCGCGCACGGCGAGGACTGCGGCCACGTCGCCGCACACTGCCGCCTGGCAGACGCCTACGCCGGCGCCGTCAAGCTGCCGTGCGACTACGTCAAGTTCGGCTGCGAGGCGGGTCTCGTCGTCTACCACGACTCCGTGGACCACCGCCGCGCGTGCCAGCACGCGCCCTGCTGCTGCCCTGAGCGCGACGGGCCcttgggcggcggcggctgtgacTTCACCGGCTCCCGGCCCGGGAGATGCTCCTCGACCACATCACCACGAACCACTCCCGCCAGGTCATCCTCATGCGCTACGGCCAGACAGGGAGGCTCAGCCTGCCACTGGCCCGGCGGTTGCAGGTCCTCGTCGACCAGGACGACATGGCCAACAGGCATCGGAGCGTGTTCCTCGTGGTCTTGGCCGAGCGCGACAAGGACGCCGCGGTGTCGCTGGTGTGCGTCAGGGCGGACGGTGACGCACCGGGCGCGCCGCAGTTCTCTTACAAGCTCGCCGTGGAGCACACCGGCAGTGGCGCGAGGGTGACGTTCGAGTTGCCGGTCATGAAAAGCAGCTCCCTGCCCGCTGGCACGCCATGGCCGGACGAGTTTACCTTCCTGTCGGTGCCTAGAGCGTATCTGTCAGGCGACATTGTCCCCCTCACCATCCACATTGACAAACTcgttcctcctcctccccctcctgccGCCGCCCCTACtagtcctcctcttcctcctcctcctcctcttcctcctgctgCCTCGGCTACCACCGCCGTCAAGTCTGCGCCGACTGATCAAGGcagcaagaaaagaaaatctaCCAATCCGAAGAAACTCTAGTCAAACGACATGCATGACCGACTAGTCCGTCATGGCAACTAGCTAGCTACATTGGCATGGGAAATACGTCGTTTTTATATCTAAGTTTGGTTTTTGTTAGTCTCAAATAAGGCTACTACTTCATGTGCTCCCTTTGCTATTGCGTGGTGCACATCCTGGCGTTACTGGTTCTATTATGAACTTGAGTGCAACATATGCATGAAATCACTATTTTGGTGGGCCACTAAAATTTTGGCACTTGATGAATAATATCAGTACAAAAACTCAGGCTTGTAAAATGCCACTACAATACACATGCACTCTCGGTCTCTCACCTGCCATTATCCATCTTTTAGATCAATCTTAGAAAGAGTTTTTTTTCTAAAGCATACTAGTTTTCACAGACTGAAATATCATACATTACCACGGTTTTAAACAGGGCCGTCTCCAGAAATTCGAGGCCCCGGGCGAAAACCAGAATGTGGCCAAAAATTTTAAATAGTTCACATAACAGAAGAATTATTTTGCGTAAAGCATACTCTCACTTTATTATATAATTGCAAGTTTGTTTTATCTGTACCTTATTTAGACATATATTAACAGTAATGCTAAAAAGATAAAAGGGATTGCAAAGCAATGAACGGACCTCATGTTCTACCAAAAAGGAGCATTCGTGATTTTCAGAATTTTGTTGGCGGGATTTCACCGAATATCTATCAAGGTAATCTGTTAGAGATTGAGCCTTAACTTCGAGTCTTTGTTTCTTCTTACGCTTTGCAGTACCAGATTCATGCTTTCCTAATTCTAGTAGACATGATGAAGATTCAGAAACAATACCTAACAAATTATAAATTATAAGTGATCATTGATCAAATAGAATCTAATTAGTTTCTAACAGTAACAATCAGTAGATGAATAGATCATTCATATACAAAGAAAATGAACCGAAAATGGAACCTTGCACTTGGAGATTAAAACACAGTCCATAGGGCCTGGATGTGTTCCTCAATTCTAATTGACGCGACGAACGGAACCGCGGTCCAGAGCTGTTGTGTCTTCATGCAGCAAGACGATCAACAATAGGAATAGATCGGACATAACTGcattggcgccggcacgactgctAGCGCCTTCGTCAATCCCGGATCGCCGCTCGCAAGACCTAGACGGCAGTTCCCCCTGCCTGTTCGTCTGCAAAGCGATCTTGTATTCTTCAGATCCTGCTATTGAGCCTCCAACCTTCTTTTCTGTAAGTCCGTTATTTGGGCCTCTAGCACCAGCAGTCCAGACTCCCGTATGCATCAAAGACAGCACGTAGTCACGTATACACGTACGTTAGTTCTCTTTTCTTGTTTTTTAGCGATGGTACGAAGGGATTTTTCTCTCGATGGGGCCCCTCGATTTTGGGGGCCCTGTGCGGTCGCTAACCTCGCTCCCCCTTATCGACGGGCCTGGTTTTAAATATACCGTTCACCCAAACTAACCCTAATGCTTTAGATTACTACGGTTTTGAAAATATTCTGCTAAACTAAGCCTAGTTAATTTTTCCATGCCACTCGCTCGGGTTGCATTCATTTATTTCAACAGATCTACTAATTCGATAAGTTGAATCTCAATCAATTTATGTGATAATGTGAACTCTTATTTCGCCGGTTAGAAGCCATTTTGATCGTTCTAACATACAAAACAACACATATGCATGTTATAGGCTAAAAATAACGGTTGTTTGACATAGATAGCAAGTTGAGGAGGCTGTCAGACAAAGATGACATAGGCCTCTCTCAAGCTCGGGAATAGAGAGTTAAACATTGGAATTTCTGCTCTTGGTGAGTTATAAATGGGGAGAGAAGTGAGGCCACTTGATCTAAAAATTTATCAAGCCGCTTTCCGCCAAACGACACAACACGGATTAGTTAGAGGGACATCTAGACTCCCGTAGACCTATACGCTCACAAGTTATAACCATCTGATTTTAGACGAAGATTCGCCATctcaaaaaacaaataaaaaatctcaaaaaaattACAAGAACAACCACGCAAAATTTATGACGTTGATTGTGGTTTAACTATGTCTCAATCAATTGAGAATTAGCAAATCTGCTAAAACTACTACCGGACTACATATAAGGGTCGGTTTGAGATCCACCAAGCAATGATCACACTACCATGTTTTTTCTTTCTGATCTTACGCAACTGTGCAAGAGAAGTATTTACAGAAAGGGTGTGGTTAGGTCTTaatcgactgagacttaaccaagtctaagTCAAGTGCTATGGTAtgtaagaagaaaaaagaaaaattgaaaatatttttttgcacgAATCTCCATGCAAAATCAAAGCAAAATACtatcgactgagacataacgaagtctAAGTCGACTATGACTTAGCAAAACTATTACAGAAACCATCAAATCAAGAAGATGCTCGCGCTTTTCCGTCCGGACGGCCAACTCCGATCGTCAGAAGCAGCTCGGCGGTCTGACCTCTCCGGACGTGGACCCGCCGGCATTTCCGCACTTGGCCTGCGCCGGCCGCTTGTGCTTGTACGCCAGCCTAATGTTCGTGAGCTTGATCCCGCTGCAGGGGTTGGTGCTGCTGCAGTTGAACTTCACTGCAACGGGCGTCGCCGATGTGCCCTCGATGTCCGTGTATGATATGTTGCTGATCTGCACCCCCGAGCTCTGCATGCACACACAACAACAAAGCTCATGATACAGTCGACGGATGGATTGACGTGTAGGGAACTTGAATGGTGGCATCTCTTACGTACATTGCCTGGGCAGTCGACCTTGCGGGGGCAGTAGTTCTGGTCGACGAGGATGGGGTTGGCCACGCGGTTCATTGTGACCCGTGAGAAGGAGACGTTTGTGACGGAGCCGGAGTTGGGCATCGCCCACGTCTTGATCCGCAGGCCGTTGGTCGTGCCCGTGAGCACCGCCCTGTCCACCGTCACGTTCCTCACCCCCTCCTCACCGTCCTGCCATCCCAGGCTCCCGATGCTGCGATCGTGCATACAATGAATACACGAAACCAATGCTATTACGTTGTGCAAACCACAAGCAAACACAATAATGGATGATGAACTAGCAACTGAAGGTGTCACCTGATGCCGTGGCCCGGACCGCACTCGATGTCCCTTATGAGCACGTTGGAGGTGCCGGGCCCTAAGGAGACGCAATCGTCCCCGGTGCCGATGGTGGTGTTGAGGATGCTCACGTGGCGGGAGTGGCTGACGTGGATGCCATCGGTGTTGGGGCTGTTGGCCGGCGCGATGATCTGGATGCCTTGGACCGTCACGCCGGTGCAGTCGAAGATGGCCATGTGGAATACCTTGCTGTTGAGCAGCGTCAGCTGCTTCACACTCACGCCCTTGGACTGGCTAATGTCGAGCGTCTGCAATTGTATGTACGTATGGCCAACGCCCGTCACAAGGAAATTGAACCCAACTGcattgcaaaaaaagaaaaagaagaagaaacaagaaGTTCATGTCATCACTCACCCTGGGGCCTTGACCCGTGCAATTGCCGACCTTCTTACACGCCCAATACTCCTGCCCCTGCCCGTCTAGCGTCCCGCCGCGGATCGCCAGGCCATCGGCGTGGTGGAACATGATCCACGCCTTGCTGTCTAGTGCCGGCGGCGCGAAGACCGTGCCGTTGTTGTCAATGGCCACGACCACGCCGGCGCTCCGGCAGGGCCCCTTGAAATAGGCCTGGCTAAGCAGGAACCTGCCCGCCGGCACGCGCAGCACCGGCCGGGAGCCGGAGCGCCCTGTGTCATTGCACGCTGCACCCCACGCGGCCAGGAACGCCCCCGCCGAGTCCGTCCCGCCATCAGGCCTTGCGCCGTAGTCAACCACATTGTACTCCGCCGCCGTTGTCAACGCAAGCAGTGCCGTGAACGCCACCAGCAGCAGCAAGAGCCTATGACTGCTCATCTTCCGCACGACCGATCAGACACAAATATGTCTATGCGTTGCGCGTGCAACTTCTATGGCGACCGTCGTCGCTGCTTTATATTGATCCAAACGACCTGCATAGCTCGTCTCAGGGAAGGAATCCCTTTGCGCATTAGGATTAGGAGTCCACTATACGGTTGGAATACAAGTCACATCCCACGTCGTAATCGAGACTACTTCACGTAAAACAAACTAGGATCCGATTTCCATAGGAAAACGATTAAACAGTCGGATTAAGTTTGGCTTCGTCAGCCGTACTTCACTAGTAGTGCTTAGTACGTACCTACACATGCACGTGATGCTGCAATGCTGCAGATAATCTCAACACAGGCACTAAACGGCATTAAAAATAACATATTCTTGATTGTAGGTGTTTGTTGAATTTGGTACTAGCAAGCTTACGGAGTCCTGATTTGCTTGGATATAGCAATGCTTAGAGCAGCATCCTTGACGCCTCTGCCATAGCCGTCGCCGTCGCGGCTGTCGAAGCTGGCCTGCCATCGTAGTATTGTAGAAACAGCCATGCCATCGTCGCAACACTACCACAACAGGAAAGAACGCCGTCGCAACATCATCGAAGCAATCGGGCCTTCATTGGAGCATCGCCGTGATCATCCAAGCACATTGTCGCAGCATCACCGCGACCACCACCGCCGCGCTGGGCTGTCCACGGTGCTCCGGTGCTACTCCTCGGACACGGGCCGCTGGGGACCGGAGATTGAATCCATTGTCAAGATACCTAGTTTCAAGATCCGCAACATCGTCTCTGCCGTGGTACACCGTGGGGTGGCATACTGGGCTCTCGAGCAAGGCGTGTTCGGGGTGCGCCTGGATCGGATTGATCATGACCATAGAATGGACATGCACCTCGTGCCGTGTGACACCTCAAAATTTAGCCCAAACAACCGCCTGATGGGCGTCTCATCGGGCAATCGGCTTTTCTTGATGTATTGTTGTTTCAGGGCAATCCCAAACATAAACATGTGGAAGAAGCTCGTGCTTAAGGTAACCTATCTCAAGTTTGCACATGAAGACGACATCCACACCGGTAAGATATGTACCTTTCGTGAAATCGTGCCGATGAAGCAGATGGGGAAGCTGATGGACGTGGCATACTACCCCCTGCGATCAAGCTGCGGTGGTTTGGCGAGAACAGCGGGATCTTGTTATTCACCATGGGAGAGTGTAGCGGGCACAACGGCACCTACATGTTGAACCTTCGGGAGGAAGT from Triticum aestivum cultivar Chinese Spring chromosome 3B, IWGSC CS RefSeq v2.1, whole genome shotgun sequence includes these protein-coding regions:
- the LOC123066854 gene encoding polygalacturonase; this encodes MSSHRLLLLLVAFTALLALTTAAEYNVVDYGARPDGGTDSAGAFLAAWGAACNDTGRSGSRPVLRVPAGRFLLSQAYFKGPCRSAGVVVAIDNNGTVFAPPALDSKAWIMFHHADGLAIRGGTLDGQGQEYWACKKVGNCTGQGPRTLDISQSKGVSVKQLTLLNSKVFHMAIFDCTGVTVQGIQIIAPANSPNTDGIHVSHSRHVSILNTTIGTGDDCVSLGPGTSNVLIRDIECGPGHGISIGSLGWQDGEEGVRNVTVDRAVLTGTTNGLRIKTWAMPNSGSVTNVSFSRVTMNRVANPILVDQNYCPRKVDCPGNSSGVQISNISYTDIEGTSATPVAVKFNCSSTNPCSGIKLTNIRLAYKHKRPAQAKCGNAGGSTSGEVRPPSCF